The genomic window TTCGTCCATGCCCGCCTTACCGCGACCGGTACCTGACCGGCGGCCGCACAACTTCAAGCATCTCTGACGCACTTATTTCTTACGGGAGCGCGCGATGAGTGACATCGATGGGTATTCATCATCCAACCTTAACAAGTACCAGTGCGGACAATCATTTGCAGTTCACAGAATTGGTGCCTTTTCCGAAAGACTTTTCGAGATGGTATCCCAGGTAGATCATGCTCGTATTCTTAACCTCGGCTGTGGTGAAGGATTTGATATGAACAAACTGTTCAGAGACAGACCTATTCAATTCGATTTCGGTTGTGGCCTGGATTCGAATATCAATTCTTTGATGTATTCCAGGAAGCTTCTTGCTGATTTCGAATTCCATCCGATAAATGGCGATATAGAGCATTTGCCGGTCAAGCTTGATTCCTTTGATCTTATTCTCTGTCTGGAGGTCCTCGAGCATCTCGACGATCCTGATCAGGTCTTGCGGGAAATCTCTCATCGGTTCAATGGTCATTGTCTCTTTTCAGTACCGAATGAACCCTTGTATCGATTGACCAGAATGTTTCTGCTCAGAAAGAACATACGTCAACTTGGTAATCATCCGGAGCATCTGAAAAACTGGTCAAAAAGGGCTTTTTGCCTGTTTGTAGGGCGTTACTTTGTGCTCGATAGCGTTTTGACAACGTTTCCCTGGACTATCGTACTCTGTCATAAAGGGTAGGATCGCGGCATGAAGATTCTCATGATTCCGAGCGACGGGGGAGGCGGCTTCGGCCACATCAGCAGGTGCCTCGTCCTCGCACAAGAGGCTCATCGCAGGGGTCACTCCTGTGCTTTCATGCTGTCAGATTCCCGGTATGAGAAATTTCTGGCCCGGGAGTTTCCTGTTTTCGTGGCGAGGAGGTATAGGGGATTCAGGCATTGGCAGGCTTTGCTTTCGGCAGCAAAGCGGAAGATGGCGGGATCGAGTCAATCTCCAATTTTTTTCACGGGATTTTCCTCGCTCGATTATCAAGTTGTGAGGGACGGATTAACCGACGAGAAAATTCTCACGCGCAGACTGAACGAGTATCTTCGGGCCGTGCGCAGGTTCGATCCGGACGTGATCGTAGCTGACACCAGTTTGATGGCCCGTCCAACGGCAAAGAAGGCGATGCTCCCGATCGTTCAGGTTGTCCGTTACGCTACCCACCCCGATACAAAGAGTATTATCTGGTGGGGCGACGAATCCGACGCCATGAATCCTCCGGATTCGCTTAAGCTTGTTAATCCCTGGCTCAAGACAATGGATTTAGGTGCCATAGCAACCGTGGGGGACCTCCTCCGGGGCGATTTGTACCTGATCCCGGGCATTCCGGAGCTTGAACCTGTCCCTGAAGACGCACAAACCCTGTTCACAGGACAACTGAGCATCGCGACCGAAACTGACGAGACATCAGGATCGATGCCGGAATTTGACGACAGCCTGCCCATGGTCTACGTGACCATAGGGGGAGGAGCCGGACATACTGGTAACAACCTGTTCTTTCGCACCATCATTCGAGCATTCGCGGACAAACCGGTTCAGGTCATTGTGTCCACGGGTAACAAGGTTGATGCACGCGATTTTTCTCACCTGCCGGCCAACGTGAGGATGTTTCCGTGGGTGCCCGGAAAACGTGCTATTTCGAAAGCCGACCTAGTGGTATTTCACGGCGGATACGCAACCATGATGGAATGTGTTTCCTACGGAAAGCCCTCGGTCGTGATTCCTTTTCAGACCGAGCAGGAAGGAAACGGAAGACGGCTTGAACAGTTGGGCTCAAGTGTTTTGTTAAAGCTCAGCCGTGACCCGGGTAGATATGTGACAGGGGACTGGCCATACGGTACGTTCACATTTTTCGTTCAAGAACGATATGATTTGACGGCCGAAATCTTGTATGGGGAAGTAAGTAAGGTTCTCGGGGACGCCGAATATTTGAAGAGGGTAAATCTTCTCAAGTCCAGAGCAGAGGCATATGGAGGTCCGGCGGCGGCCATGGACCGGATTGAGAAACGCTGGGCATGATCTGCCTGAGTACGGTAAAGAGGTAGCAAAGATGACCCTATTAAACAAGAACCTGTTTCCCGAACACATCAAAGAATTGGATCAAGAACACCTTACCCAACTCGCTTCCGAGATCAGAGAAACCATTATCCGAACGGTTTCCAGGAATGGAGGCCATCTCGCGTCCAGTCTCGGGGTAGTTGAGATTACATTGGCCCTTCATCGTGTCTTTGACGCACCCACGGACAAGATCGTCTGGGATGTGGGCCATCAGTGCTATCCCCACAAGCTTGTTACCGGGCGATTCGACCGATTTGACACGTTGAGGCAGTTTGAAGGCATATCGGGCTTTCCAAAAACTTCAGAAAGCCCTTATGATGCTTTCGATACCGGCCACAGCGGCACGTCCATTTCTGCGGCCCTCGGCATGGCGATAGAGCGCGATCTCAGCGGTCTCTCCCATAAAGTCATCGCTGTTATTGGGGATGGTTCCCTTACAAACGGCATGGCGCTGGAGGCAATGAATCATGCCGGTTTCATGGGAACCGATCTCATCGTGGTGCTCAACGATAACGAAAAATCAATTTCAAAAAATGTGGGGGCTTATAGCCGCTACCTGAACAGACTCAGGATGGAATTTCTTTACAGAATGAATAGGAAGAAGAACCTGCCGTCAGATGAGAAGGGATCCAGGAAGTTATCGACCGGCTTGCTCGCCCAGTTCATGCAGCGGGCGCGGCACGTGCTTACCCCGAGCAGGACCGGGGCAGTATTCGAAGAGCTTGGCTTTAAATATCTGGGCCCTATCGACGGTCATGACATAGCGGCCTTGTGCGACGCTTTCGAATCCGCAAAACGTTTGAAAGGTCCTATCCTGATACATTTAGCCACTTCCAAGGGCAAAGGATATCGCTTCGCCGAGGAAGACCCGGTTGGTTTTCACGGGATAGGCTCCTTTAACCACACGAATGGGAAGATTGACCAAACGTCGGCAATCCCAACCTATACGTCGGTTTTCGGAGAGACCCTGGTCCGTTTGGCGAGAAACGATGCGCGTATCGTGGCAATCACCGCGGCTATGAAAGACGGGACGGGGTTAAGCCTCTTCAAAGAGCGATATCCATCGAGGTTCTTCGATGTTGGCATCGCCGAAGAGCACGCTGTCACGTTCGCTGCCGGTCTGGCCAAAAGCGGGGCAAAACCCTTTGTAGCGATCTATTCGACATTCCTGCAGAGGGCATACGATCAGATATTGCACGATGTATGTTTGCAGAACTTGCCGGTAAAGTTCATTATCGATAGAAGTGGAATCGTGGGCGAGGACGGTCCAACGCACCACGGCGCCTTCGATTTGTCTTATCTGAGATCTATGCCGAATATGGTCATTATGGCCCCAAAAGACGAAAATGAGTTGCAGCACCTCTTACGAGTTGCACTTGAGCACGAGAACGGTCCGATAGCGTTAAGATTCAGCAGAGGAAAAGGACTCGGCATCCCCTTAGATGATGAACTGAAGTCCGTACGAGTACCGTCATGGGAGATCGTAAGGCAAGGACGTGATATCGCCATTCTCGCCGTGGGTTCTTCTGTTCATCCCTCCGTGCAGGCAGCGAGTCTTCTCGAGGAATCGGGCATCAACGCTACCGTGATCAACGCGCGGTTTGTAAAGCCTCTTGACGAAGAGCTCATGCAAAGCATCGCCGAGAGCCACAAATACATTATCACCGTGGAAGAAAACGCCCTTAAGGGGGGGTTTGGGAGCGGCGTGCTGGAATCGCTTTCGGACCGACTGAGATTCGATGCGAGAGTTGCGCGCATTGGGCTCCCGGACCGGTTTATTGAACATGGGTCGCAGGGGGTCCTGCGACAGATGTACGGCCTTACCGCGGAAAAGATCGCCGCCACGGTTACAAAGATTGTCCACGAAAAGGAGTGAAGACAGGGTGCTATGACGAAATGTAATCGTGCCGTCACAAATCACGATGATCTCTTGATTCTCGTCGATAAAGAGGATGAAATAGTCGGATACGAGCCCAAGGACATGTGCCACAAAGGCAGGGGCATATTGCATCGTGCCTTCTCCATATTTATCTTTAACGAAATGGGCGAATTTCTGTTACAGAGACGATCTTCATCAAAACCGCTGTGGCCGCAATTTTGGTCGAATAGCGTGTGCAGCCATCCCCGAAAAGGGGAAACCTACGAGGCAGCCGCATCACGAAGGCTGTCAGAAGAAATTGGGTTAAGGGCCGATCTCTCCCGTCTTTTCAAGTTTCGTTATCAGGCACGCTTCGGCCATGTCGGATCTGAAAACGAGATGTGCGTCGTTTTTTCCGGAGTATCAAACGGACCGGTAAGGGCTGATCCGAAAGAAATAGAAGAATGGAAGTTCATCGCCATACCCGAACTCGACGAACAATTGAGAAAGCAACCTCGGACTTTCACTCCCTGGTTCAAAACGGAGTGGCAGAGGTTCCGTGAACTTGATTTGCCGCCGCGTCTTTTGAACCGTGGCTAAACTATGACCAGGAAACGTGAGCCTTTTAAGGGCTCATGAATCTGTGGCTCCATCTGTCAAAATGATTTATCATATTAACTCTATGAGGAGGAATAATGAACGTAGCAGATAAGATTATGTCACGAAACGCCCACGTGGGAATCATAGGTCTCGGTTATGTAGGTCTACCCCTGGTGATCGAGTTCTGCAAAGCCGGATTCAGCGTAACAGGCTTCGATGTCGATCCTCAAAAGATACGCTCCCTCAAA from Syntrophorhabdaceae bacterium includes these protein-coding regions:
- a CDS encoding nucleotide disphospho-sugar-binding domain-containing protein is translated as MKILMIPSDGGGGFGHISRCLVLAQEAHRRGHSCAFMLSDSRYEKFLAREFPVFVARRYRGFRHWQALLSAAKRKMAGSSQSPIFFTGFSSLDYQVVRDGLTDEKILTRRLNEYLRAVRRFDPDVIVADTSLMARPTAKKAMLPIVQVVRYATHPDTKSIIWWGDESDAMNPPDSLKLVNPWLKTMDLGAIATVGDLLRGDLYLIPGIPELEPVPEDAQTLFTGQLSIATETDETSGSMPEFDDSLPMVYVTIGGGAGHTGNNLFFRTIIRAFADKPVQVIVSTGNKVDARDFSHLPANVRMFPWVPGKRAISKADLVVFHGGYATMMECVSYGKPSVVIPFQTEQEGNGRRLEQLGSSVLLKLSRDPGRYVTGDWPYGTFTFFVQERYDLTAEILYGEVSKVLGDAEYLKRVNLLKSRAEAYGGPAAAMDRIEKRWA
- the dxs gene encoding 1-deoxy-D-xylulose-5-phosphate synthase, with amino-acid sequence MTLLNKNLFPEHIKELDQEHLTQLASEIRETIIRTVSRNGGHLASSLGVVEITLALHRVFDAPTDKIVWDVGHQCYPHKLVTGRFDRFDTLRQFEGISGFPKTSESPYDAFDTGHSGTSISAALGMAIERDLSGLSHKVIAVIGDGSLTNGMALEAMNHAGFMGTDLIVVLNDNEKSISKNVGAYSRYLNRLRMEFLYRMNRKKNLPSDEKGSRKLSTGLLAQFMQRARHVLTPSRTGAVFEELGFKYLGPIDGHDIAALCDAFESAKRLKGPILIHLATSKGKGYRFAEEDPVGFHGIGSFNHTNGKIDQTSAIPTYTSVFGETLVRLARNDARIVAITAAMKDGTGLSLFKERYPSRFFDVGIAEEHAVTFAAGLAKSGAKPFVAIYSTFLQRAYDQILHDVCLQNLPVKFIIDRSGIVGEDGPTHHGAFDLSYLRSMPNMVIMAPKDENELQHLLRVALEHENGPIALRFSRGKGLGIPLDDELKSVRVPSWEIVRQGRDIAILAVGSSVHPSVQAASLLEESGINATVINARFVKPLDEELMQSIAESHKYIITVEENALKGGFGSGVLESLSDRLRFDARVARIGLPDRFIEHGSQGVLRQMYGLTAEKIAATVTKIVHEKE
- the idi gene encoding isopentenyl-diphosphate Delta-isomerase, encoding MTKCNRAVTNHDDLLILVDKEDEIVGYEPKDMCHKGRGILHRAFSIFIFNEMGEFLLQRRSSSKPLWPQFWSNSVCSHPRKGETYEAAASRRLSEEIGLRADLSRLFKFRYQARFGHVGSENEMCVVFSGVSNGPVRADPKEIEEWKFIAIPELDEQLRKQPRTFTPWFKTEWQRFRELDLPPRLLNRG